GCTATATTAAAAATGATAGTGTGAAGGGGCGAAAGCTCAGTAGATTTTTTTGAAGAAGAGAGAGTTTATTAACTCTCTCTTAGTTTTTTCATAAATAATCGTTAGTTACATATAATGATATATAGAGTGAAGGAAACTATGTTTCATTCTAATTTTTGAAGAAATAGGGAAGATATTTTATATATCTTCCCTATTTAGTTTAACTGTTTATTTACTCATTCACATATTCTAGTAATATTTGTTATTATAATATTTATAGTTTCTTAATTTAATCATTTATCTTTACTCTGTGCACTTTCCATTTCTCATATGTTTTATTCATAATTCCAAATTATTTAGCCAATCTATCGCTTTATCTTCCCCTTCTTCAATTGCTATCTCAACAGCACGCTTTGCGTTTTCAAGCAGTTGCTCTGACTGATAGCGTAGCCCAAAGGATTCCTGTATTTTTTCTGCAATCTGCTTTTGAACTTCTTGATCAATTTTTGCCAATGGCATGTTTAACAGTTCGTTTTTTGTAATGGCCGTCAATATCGTACCTGAACAACGCCGTTTTAATAGTGCTTGTATAGGTTCAGACTTAAACAATACCAGTAAAGTTTCAGAGTTAATGCTGTCAGAATCAAGTACATAAAAGCCCGTTGAGCACAGAGCATTATTATACTCATTTGTAACTAATGCACAGCTCTGCAGAGATCCTTCAACTGAAGCAACAATTATTTGTCCCGCTTTAACTTTTCTACGCGCTCTTGACGGAAGATCTTTCCCAATAACCGTTTCAACATTGGAGATATTTCCGTAACTTCCTACATTACCTAACTCAATATATTTGTACTTTGTATCTTTGAATGGAGTGAAATTTTTATCGTACAAATTGCATATTGACAATACTGTGTCTGTTGTTTTTAGCAATGTTTCATAGTCATCATATTTCGGCTGATAATATTCTGCATCAAAACGACCACTTGTAAGAAAGCTTGCTGATAAGGTTTTGATAGATATAGATTCTGTAGATATAGCAAAATCTTGCAAAACAAGTTTTGACATTAGTAAATATTCAGCCTGCAGATAAATGTTATTAGCATCTTTTCTCTTGTTATGAGCCAACACGAATAGCTCATGTATTTTTTCTTGAATACTATACTCAAGTAAAGGTATCTGTATTTCTTTTACTTCCTCGGGATTTACATTTGTTTGATTTATAGATTGACGACATCTTCTCTTTATATCTATAATTCCATATTTTGAGTTTAAAAACGCCGCTAAGTATTCTGGGAGGAGAATGCTCTTATCTGGTACAAAGCGCACTAGATATGAAGCAAAAGTCATGCCATTCCCATTTTCATAATACACACCTGTCCTACCCACATGCTCGTATGAGTTAGTGCGATTAAACAATACATCTCCATTATTGAGCTTATATTTTAAAAACTGTTCTCTTGTAAGATTCGCATACTTCTCTACACTAAGATCACACAACATATTGTGCATTTCATTCATTCTATATATGGGATATCCTTCACCGTCCTCGTTCATGCCTATTGAAACACCATATTGTGCATTTATGATACATTCTCCTATAGAAACATACTTAATGTTTTTATTTCTTATAATTTTTGCAGTATAAAACGTGCTATCAATTCTAAGATCTTTATTTAGAACTGTTTCAGATAATGCAACTTCACTACACTCAAGCCCATCCATCAAAGTCTTATATTTGACTTCATTAAAAGGTTTAACGAATGGGCTTATTGAAAAAAACTTAACCCTTCTTTTTTTGCAAATTCTATGAATGCCTCAGCAATTCCATACTCTGTCATGCCATCATGGTTATATAAATCATGATCTACAATAAAGTGTTTATGCGAATCAAGTAAAATATCACCGTTTTCATCTTTTCTATATATCTTATCACCAGAATTATCTTTACTTGGTTTTCGCATTGTTGCAAAGAAAATATTATAATCTTCTTTTTTAGGGCACAACTCATCATCCCACTTTTGTACAAACAATACTGATGTCTTTGTACCTGTATGAGGCTTAAATACATTTCCATGCAAACCAACAACAGCAAGAATTCGGCAACGCTCCGCAATAAATTCACGAATGCGCTTATCACTTGAGTTATTGAATCTACCTTGAGGTAAAATAACAGCCATTCTACCACCTGGTTTTAAAAAATTTAAATTCCGTTCAATAAAAAGGATGTCTCTACCAACAGATTTTTGCCATTTACCTTTATTATTCTTGGCTAATTCATAGCGAGAAAGAATTTGCTGTTCTTTGATATCTCCTGCAAAAGGTGGGTTTGCCATAACAATATCAAACTGAAATTGACTATAATCACTAACACCTTTAGTCTGTAATTTTTTTAACAGTCGAAACCCCTCATTGTAAGTGTCATTCCAATCTTCCTGCTTTGTAATCTCATTCCAGCGAGTATAATCAAGTGTATTAAGGTGAAGCACATTCGTTCTTCCATCACCTGCTATTAAATTTAACGTTCGTGCAACTCGGACAGTCTTTTCATCAAAATCAATAGCAAAAACATTGTCCCTGACATAATTAATTTCTTCTGTTGTACGTTCATCTGTTGTAAAGCCTTCTCCCTCAGACAATCCTTTAGCCTTGCGAATAGCCTTCCAAATATAAAAAATACTATGAACCGTAAACCCTGAGCTACCACAGGCAGTATCAATTATCTTATCATTAACTGTAGGATTCATCATTTTGACGCACATATCAATAACATAACGAGGCGTAAAATATTGTCCTTTTTCTCCTTTCTGAGCTTTGCTCATCAAATACTCAAACGCATCATCTACGACATCAAGATTATTATTAAAGAGTTTAATGTCTTGCAAGGTAGAAACACAAATTGCCAAATGAGATGGAGAAAGTAATATCTTGCTTTCTTCTGGAAAAACCCCAATCCATTTCTTTTTTGCATTATCAAATAGTCCTTGAATTTTTTCTTTTAATTCAAAGTCCGTATCGCCGCTGTTTCTAAATTTCAAATATGTTGTTTTATCTTTTGCACAAATTAATTCATCATAAAGCTTAGTAAAAATCAACTTAAATATTTCTTCAAATGAATCAACGCCAGCACTAGCAAGGACTTCATCCTCCATTTCTTTAATAAGATTTCGAAGTGACCTTCTCTCGTTACTTATTTTATCTTTTTTCTTTAAATCTTCATAAGTAAACTTTTCATTAAGAATATCTGATAATTTTTGTGTAACATTTGGTATATCACTAATAGACTCGAAAAAATTTGGATCCTTACGATTATAACAAGAAATTTGTTCACCATTTGTCCATAACCCAATAGGAGCTCCCGTAGCATTACAGTAAGATTTTAGTTGTTCTTTTCCATCTGTAAGTTTTGGCTTTTTAAGCTCTACTATAATATATGGAACCGTAGGACGATCTTTGTCCATTATTGTAATATCTGCTCTTTTGACTTCACGACCAAAATGAATTGGCGTTTCAAGTTGGATTCGACTTATAGGGTAACCATACTCGTTGATTAACCTATATAAATATAGTTGGCGTACTGCTTCTTCTGGAGTAAGTCTAATTTCTTTATTTCTAATAATGCACTTTATATAAGGCAAATTAACTCCACGAACCTTTTTAATAAAAATTGCACTTTCTATAACTGATTTTGTTTCTTCAGAAAAAATAGAATCATCATAGTTAGTATTCTTAAAAATATCATTTAATGTCATTTTCTTTTCCTCCATTGGCTATCAATCTCTTATAATTAATTTTTTTTCTTATTGCAATTCTATTTTTTTTATTTTCAAGAAATTTTGCAATATCAGCAGGCACTTCCTTTCGTTCTTGAGCAGCTAGTTCAAAAAACAAAATACGATTACTCTCATTGGGTTCAAGTATTTCAATCATTGCAAATTGTCTTTGAGGTGGTGGAGGATTTGCTTTTCCTGTCAATATATCATAAAAATAAGGCTTCTTGATGCCTAATTTAGTATAAAATGCAGTTTGTGTCATATTCGCGTTCTTAATTAGCTCAGATAGCAAATCACAAAAACGTATATTATCCTTGTTAATCAACAGCCTCACCCCTAAAGTATGTATGTTTACATACTAACAATATCATTTTAATAAATATAAATCAAGATATTTTTATAACCATATTCAGAATAATTGCTTACTGAAGAAAAGCAACAACGGCTACGACCACATCATAGCCTAAACTTACTATTAACGAACATATAATGTATTTATATTCATTTATATACAGTTTTCTTTTCAGTAAGCATTATTTTATTGTTTATAGTAAAAGTTAATTATAGGTTCTAGTTATGGGTTGGCTTTTGGTGACCATGGGAGATGTCTTATATTGACCATGGTGGAGGTTCTGTAATGACTATGGGGTCTGATGATAGTTCCTTATGACCTAAGTCTTCAATAAGCTTTGCATTTTTAATTTCTCTCAGTGCTTTTTCTGTTTCTGAGATGCTGATTTTACAGTTGTGTGCTATTTCATATTTAGACGAATTTTTTCCCCGATTAAGCTTGCTATATGTCTTTACATACAAATATACCATGAGGGCGTGTTTTGACAGCTTAAAATTAAAAATATCGCCTCGTATTTTAGTATCCGTGTTTTCCTTCGTTTCTTTTTGATGTACGGATTGTTTATCAACTTCTTTAACTTCATTATCATCAAGCAAATCACAATATTCACTTTTTATTGCTTCATGTTTCTCTACTACAGTGTTGGCTTCCTCATTTACTTCATGAAATTTTACATCATTATCATGATCTGCTGCTTCGTCTTCATTAATCTGTTTAAATTCATCTATTTTTACCGGATTTATTTCTTCGGTTATTAGCTTATACATATTATTTCTCTTCCCTCCATCTTTTCTAAACTGATTAATTTTTAATATCAATCCACTTTCACACAGTCCTTTTATAGCAGATTTAACGCTTGTCTGACTCACCCCGCACGCAGCGGATATTTGGCTTATAGACGGGTAGCATTCACTGTCCTTGTTTGCACATGAACAAAGGTACATATACACTACCGTTTCTATTTCCGTAAGTTCAAGTTCAAATATATCTGCCCTCACTTTAAAATAATAATCTCCAGATGTCATAAATGGCATCAAGGTGTACATATTTGATGTCTGACTTCTGTTCTCCCTGTATCTGTACTTCTTGTCCAATATACTTGCATCAACAAGACTGTTAATTGCTTTCCTTAATGTAGACAAGGAAATATTGCACAACCGGGCAAGTGTATTTCTGGACGGAAAACAGGTTCCTTTACTATTTGAATATTTCTTTATAGCTGCATATACAAGCTTACTGTATACATTTGTTTTTGTATTAAATATATAATTTGACATTGTAATTGTTGCGGTCATTTTTTATCCTCCAAAAGTTTATTTATTATTGCATCTTTAAAATTTTTGTGATACTATAACTGTAATTTGACAACATTGTATGAGTTGCATTTTTATTCTTAACTGCTCACCGCATATGGGCAGTTATTTTTTTATGCAACAAAAGGCATCCGGATTTCAGATGCCTTTTATGTTGCCATTTTCAATTAAAATGGTATGTCTTCATCATTTACCGGCGTAAAATTATCGTCCGGCAAATCATCAAAAAATGTTGTGTCCGGACTTACATCGCCGTCCTTTGTCCCGTTTGTCCTGTTGCCTCCAAGAAATTCTATTCTGTCGGTTATAACTTCAGTGGTATATCTTTTCTCACCGGACTGTGTAATATAACTGCCGGTAGAAATTCTTCCGTGAATTGCACACTGTCGACCTTTAGCAAGATAGTTGGCACAATTTTCGGCTTGTTTTCCGAAAATAGTTATACCTATAAAATCTGCGGTAGGTTTTCCGGCACTTATTGCCTCCTGTTTCTTATCTTTTGACATCTCCCGATCTACGGCCAAAACAAATTTAGTCACTGCCAAGCCGGTAGATGGTATAAATCTCAGTTCGGGATCTCTTGCTAATCTCCCGATTAAAGTTACACTATTCATAGTAACCTCCTACTACAATTATATTTTTTATTATAAAAAAAGCATCTTAAAATAAAATGCCTTAGTTACCTAAAATATCATCCAAGATTCCCGAATTAATCGCCTCTCTTACATCAAGAATTGTATATCCTTTACTTTTAATTACCTTAACCGTTGTTTTCATCTCAAGATTCTCTATATCTTCTTCTATTATTTTAATTTTGTTATTTGACTGTTCTATTTTCTTATTCAGCTCGTCTCTTTTTTTAAGAAGTTTCTCAAGAGCCTGCTTCTCTTTTTCAAGCTTGTCATATAAAGTCATTTAATCACTCCTCGAAATTTACTACCCTTCTAAAATACTTAAATCCTTCATAACTGTTAACGGTTACTCCGGTTCCCCACTGACAATGAGCATATAGGTTATTTTTTTCATCATCCTTACCTATATAAATTCCCACATGATTTATACCGGATGAATTAGGCATCTGTAAAAATGCTAAATCCCCGATCTGAAGATCATCTGCCTTAACTGGATACGCCTGTCCGAACTGATATGCTGTTCCGCCTCCGGACAACATGCTGCCAATACCGGCTGTTTTATATACCCAATCCACATATCCGGAGCAATCAAGGCCAAAGGGTCTATATGTTCCTGTCGTATCGCTGCCTTTTGCGGTAACCTTAGTTTTTTCACCCCAATCATCATTCCAACCCGCTGAACTTTTTCCGCCCCAGAAATACTTCACTTTGCCGACAATACTTAAAGCTGTATCATAAAGCTTTTTCTGTTTTAAGTCCGACATTACCGGAGCGTTCTCCATAAGCCATAATATTTCTTTTTGTGTAAGTTCTCCGTACTGCTGAGCAAATTTCGGAAATTGTTCGCTGAAGCTTGATGTCAGTCTTCTAGCCCAAGCCTTTTGCTCCTTATCAAACTTTAATTGACTCATTACAGTTTCCATGTCATTGGAATAAACAGTTATAATTTTTCTTATTTTGTCAACCTCTTCTCCGTTTCTATCGGTCACCTGGTATACTTCAGAGGAAATCTTTATGTCATACAATTTTTCATGCACCTTATGAACAAAATATTTTTCATCAGCTGAGAAAGTCAAGTCCTGTTCATATTTCACTGCTGCCGCCGCAAATATTTCCTGAAAGTTTGTATTAATGCCCTGAAGATCCCCTATGTAAATAATATCAACATCATCATAGTCTCCTTCATTTGACAGCTTATTTATTTTTGTCTTAAGCTCCTGATCCAGGAGTTTAACTTCTTCCATGTATTTATCAGCAACATCATTATCAGCCATAAAATACTGCTGGCTTAAAGCAGTTACCATACCTGCAGATTGTGAAGAAATAAAAAAAACGGCTAGCATAATACCAACAAAAACCAGAACCGCTTTTCTCCCGGGAAGAAATATTTCAACAATTTTTTTAGCAGTTCCTGCTATATTCCTAGAAATTGATGAAACACCTTTTTTTGCTACTACCTTATTTTTCCTGA
Above is a window of Sedimentibacter sp. MB35-C1 DNA encoding:
- a CDS encoding restriction endonuclease subunit S, whose protein sequence is MDGLECSEVALSETVLNKDLRIDSTFYTAKIIRNKNIKYVSIGECIINAQYGVSIGMNEDGEGYPIYRMNEMHNMLCDLSVEKYANLTREQFLKYKLNNGDVLFNRTNSYEHVGRTGVYYENGNGMTFASYLVRFVPDKSILLPEYLAAFLNSKYGIIDIKRRCRQSINQTNVNPEEVKEIQIPLLEYSIQEKIHELFVLAHNKRKDANNIYLQAEYLLMSKLVLQDFAISTESISIKTLSASFLTSGRFDAEYYQPKYDDYETLLKTTDTVLSICNLYDKNFTPFKDTKYKYIELGNVGSYGNISNVETVIGKDLPSRARRKVKAGQIIVASVEGSLQSCALVTNEYNNALCSTGFYVLDSDSINSETLLVLFKSEPIQALLKRRCSGTILTAITKNELLNMPLAKIDQEVQKQIAEKIQESFGLRYQSEQLLENAKRAVEIAIEEGEDKAIDWLNNLEL
- a CDS encoding N-6 DNA methylase → MTLNDIFKNTNYDDSIFSEETKSVIESAIFIKKVRGVNLPYIKCIIRNKEIRLTPEEAVRQLYLYRLINEYGYPISRIQLETPIHFGREVKRADITIMDKDRPTVPYIIVELKKPKLTDGKEQLKSYCNATGAPIGLWTNGEQISCYNRKDPNFFESISDIPNVTQKLSDILNEKFTYEDLKKKDKISNERRSLRNLIKEMEDEVLASAGVDSFEEIFKLIFTKLYDELICAKDKTTYLKFRNSGDTDFELKEKIQGLFDNAKKKWIGVFPEESKILLSPSHLAICVSTLQDIKLFNNNLDVVDDAFEYLMSKAQKGEKGQYFTPRYVIDMCVKMMNPTVNDKIIDTACGSSGFTVHSIFYIWKAIRKAKGLSEGEGFTTDERTTEEINYVRDNVFAIDFDEKTVRVARTLNLIAGDGRTNVLHLNTLDYTRWNEITKQEDWNDTYNEGFRLLKKLQTKGVSDYSQFQFDIVMANPPFAGDIKEQQILSRYELAKNNKGKWQKSVGRDILFIERNLNFLKPGGRMAVILPQGRFNNSSDKRIREFIAERCRILAVVGLHGNVFKPHTGTKTSVLFVQKWDDELCPKKEDYNIFFATMRKPSKDNSGDKIYRKDENGDILLDSHKHFIVDHDLYNHDGMTEYGIAEAFIEFAKKEGLSFFQ
- a CDS encoding helix-turn-helix transcriptional regulator, whose product is MINKDNIRFCDLLSELIKNANMTQTAFYTKLGIKKPYFYDILTGKANPPPPQRQFAMIEILEPNESNRILFFELAAQERKEVPADIAKFLENKKNRIAIRKKINYKRLIANGGKENDIK
- a CDS encoding helix-turn-helix domain-containing protein, whose protein sequence is MTATITMSNYIFNTKTNVYSKLVYAAIKKYSNSKGTCFPSRNTLARLCNISLSTLRKAINSLVDASILDKKYRYRENRSQTSNMYTLMPFMTSGDYYFKVRADIFELELTEIETVVYMYLCSCANKDSECYPSISQISAACGVSQTSVKSAIKGLCESGLILKINQFRKDGGKRNNMYKLITEEINPVKIDEFKQINEDEAADHDNDVKFHEVNEEANTVVEKHEAIKSEYCDLLDDNEVKEVDKQSVHQKETKENTDTKIRGDIFNFKLSKHALMVYLYVKTYSKLNRGKNSSKYEIAHNCKISISETEKALREIKNAKLIEDLGHKELSSDPIVITEPPPWSI
- a CDS encoding single-stranded DNA-binding protein; the protein is MNSVTLIGRLARDPELRFIPSTGLAVTKFVLAVDREMSKDKKQEAISAGKPTADFIGITIFGKQAENCANYLAKGRQCAIHGRISTGSYITQSGEKRYTTEVITDRIEFLGGNRTNGTKDGDVSPDTTFFDDLPDDNFTPVNDEDIPF
- a CDS encoding C40 family peptidase — translated: MDIKSKHESYKENIRRYAGRTKIKHVNSGSLEKIKDLKRKGLLKYPYKRLRTGSKVYGNEYKKNHSNNVGRRTQTLAGSLSSGIKNSLRGDENNTPDTGIEAVIYTTDKVDAAVDAVQCSRRTVNKVKDVKSTIDTTIKGGTGKDEIIRKVAANGAKSGLRVARNMNTHITDQFQSDDTDLGIQSFAKAEKEVRQAYDTAKAVKDTSKDISNLVNKTKKSNSHSGEYIKNKIYTAKSNKYEKYRKSTVKSVGLSRNNDTVKTKISKPSNKIRTARVRKNKVVAKKGVSSISRNIAGTAKKIVEIFLPGRKAVLVFVGIMLAVFFISSQSAGMVTALSQQYFMADNDVADKYMEEVKLLDQELKTKINKLSNEGDYDDVDIIYIGDLQGINTNFQEIFAAAAVKYEQDLTFSADEKYFVHKVHEKLYDIKISSEVYQVTDRNGEEVDKIRKIITVYSNDMETVMSQLKFDKEQKAWARRLTSSFSEQFPKFAQQYGELTQKEILWLMENAPVMSDLKQKKLYDTALSIVGKVKYFWGGKSSAGWNDDWGEKTKVTAKGSDTTGTYRPFGLDCSGYVDWVYKTAGIGSMLSGGGTAYQFGQAYPVKADDLQIGDLAFLQMPNSSGINHVGIYIGKDDEKNNLYAHCQWGTGVTVNSYEGFKYFRRVVNFEE